From the Euphorbia lathyris chromosome 6, ddEupLath1.1, whole genome shotgun sequence genome, one window contains:
- the LOC136232437 gene encoding aminomethyltransferase, mitochondrial translates to MRGGGLWQLGQSITRRLAQADKKAVGRRYFASEAELKKTALYDFHVANGGKMVPFAGWSMPIQYKDSIMDSTINCRQNGSLFDVAHMCGLSLNGKDAVPFLEKLVIADVAALPHGTGTLTVFTNEKGGAIDDSVITKVGDHHIYLVVNAGCRDKDLAHIEEHMKSFKAKGGDVSWHIHDERSLLALQGPLAAPVLQHLTKEDLSKIYFGDFRMIDINGSACFLTRTGYTGEDGFEISVPSENAVDLAKAILEKSEGKVRLTGLGARDSLRLEAGLCLYGNDMEQHTTPVEAGLTWAIGKRRRAEGGFLGAEVILKQLAEGPKIRRVGFTSTGPPPRSHSEIQDDKGANIGEITSGGFSPCLKKNISMGYVKSGLHKAGTKVKLLVRGKGYDGIVTKMPFVPTKYYKPT, encoded by the exons ATGAGAGGAGGCGGCCTATGGCAACTTGGCCAATCAATCACTCGACGTCTTGCTCAGGCGGACAAAAAGGCTGTGGGTCGTCGATACTTCGCCTCAGAAGCTGAACTAAAAAAGACTGCTCTTTATGACTTCCATGTTGCCAACGGCGGGAAAATGGTGCCGTTTGCTGGATGGAGCATGCCGATTCAGTATAAGGACTCCATCATGGACTCTACGATAAACTGTAGGCAAAACGGTAGCCTCTTCGATGTCGCCCATATGTGTGGATTGAGCCTCAATGGCAAAGATGCTGTTCCTTTCCTCGAGAAGCTCGTTATAGCCGATGTTGCTGCGCTTCCACACGGAACTGGGACTCTAACGGTGTTTACCAACGAGAAGGGAGGGGCAATTGATGATTCCGTGATCACCAAGGTCGGTGATCATCATATATACTTGGTTGTGAATGCAGGATGTAGGGATAAGGATCTGGCTCACATTGAGGAGCATATGAAGTCATTCAAGGCAAAAGGCGGAGATGTCTCGTGGCATATCCACGATGAGAGATCTCTCCTCGCCCTTCAG GGTCCTCTTGCTGCCCCGGTTCTTCAACATCTGACGAAAGAAGATTTGAGCAAGATATACTTCGGGGATTTTCGTATGATCGACATCAACGGATCAGCATGCTTTCTCACTAGGACAGG GTACACGGGTGAAGACGGCTTCGAAATCTCagtcccttcggagaatgcagTGGATCTCGCCAAGGCGATCTTAGAAAAGTCCGAAGGAAAAGTTAGGCTGACCGGGTTAGGTGCACGTGACAGTCTCAGGCTCGAAGCTGGCTTATGTTTATACGGTAACGACATGGAGCAGCACACTACGCCTGTCGAGGCAGGGTTAACATGGGCAATCGGGAAGAGAAGGAGAGCAGAAGGCGGGTTTCTTGGGGCAGAGGTAATTCTCAAACAACTCGCAGAGGGTCCGAAAATCCGTCGTGTCGGATTCACCTCAACCGGACCGCCTCCGAGATCCCACAGCGAGATTCAGGATGATAAAGGGGCAAATATTGGGGAAATTACAAGTGGAGGATTTAGTCCTTGCTTGAAGAAGAATATTTCTATGGGGTATGTGAAATCTGGATTACACAAAGCAGGGACTAAAGTGAAACTTTTGGTACGCGGTAAGGGCTACGATGGAATTgtgacgaaaatgccctttgtACCTACTAAATATTACAAGCCAACTTAA